From the genome of Bacteroidota bacterium:
CATTAATAACATCAGCTCTTAGTTGGAATGAATTGCGTTTTCCGAACAAATCAGCAAATACTTCCTGCACAATGCTCAAATCAGCTCTATAGGTCATCGGCATGAAGACGGCATTACGTTCAGCATATTTTCCTCTGTTTGCGCTGAGATAATCATCCTGTTTAATGAACGCTTCCCATGCATCTGCCTGTTGCTGTACTGTAAACGGTGTAGTACCTGTGATCGCTTTAAAATTCATTTCTGACTGATCTTTTGGAATATAAATAAGATCATTCACGCCACCATCACCGTTCAGATCACCACTGTATGTATAGCTTGCAGTGGTAACGCCGAATGCACCATTGTATCCAAGCGTACGGGCTTCCCAGAATAAAGAAATTGTCGTGGAACCAATTTCAAAATATTCAGCACGATAGGAAACAGTTGCAAATATTCTATGACCAGGTGATGTCGCTGCAAATCCAACTCCAGGATTATTTGGATCACCACTATGAGCATTACCAAACCAAGAACCTGATGCAATTGAACCCGGATCAACGGTATTTTTTGATTCTCCATAGCTATATGCTGCTTTTGCAAACCAACCTTCACTAAACGGTTTCTCTAACGAAAAAGCCAAATTCCAAGAATAGCCAGTGTTTTGATTTTTCATCACAATAGCATTCGGAACTTTGGAATAAATTCTGTTCGAAGTTTTCCATCGCGGACGGGTATCTACACCTGCAAATAATGTATCTGCTTTGGGTAAGTTAGCATTGATATAATAAACGCCATTGACATCTTGGCCATATAAAAATTCTGCAGTTCCAACAAGATCATAAGGAAGTGTTTGGTCGACAGCAATATTACTTCTCCATACTTGTGGGAATTTAAATTCTGGATCGGTCAACGCTAATTCATAACTTGATGATGGTAATCCCGTTGCTGTTTGTTTATAACGGTCCGGGCTTGGATTGAACGGCCGTGTCTTTGTATTGTCGATCTGTTCAAATCCTGTTAATACACCATTGTTTCCAATCTGATTGGAGATCCAGACATAAGCCGGTTTTCCAGTGAAAATACCTGTTCCTCCACGTACTTGTGTTGAGCGTTCACCAGTAACATCCCAGTTAAATCCAATTCTTGGTGACCAAAGGATATTGGCATCCGGAAGTTTATCAGTTTTATAATGAACGGTAGCACCATTCTCATCGCGAAAATTCATTGTATCAACTTCAGCATTCTTGTATCCAGTCTCTTCAAACATCGGGATATCAAGCCGTAATCCGATTGATATTTTTACGTCCGGCATTACTTGCCATTCGTCCTGAGCATACAGACCGGTGTAAAGTACTTTCAATTCTTGAACAGGTTTTACAAGACCTGGAATATTTGACCATCGGACTTGGAAGCGACGAAGTGTGCTATCAGCCGCTGCTCGAGCCGGATTGGCAAGATATCCGTTTGCATCAGAATAAAAGTCCGAAAGTTTATTATAGACATATGCACTTTGCGCACCCGGAAAGAAAATATTTTCCGATTGATATTTTTCGATACTTGCACCAAGGGTGAAATAATGATCATCCAACGAGTACGAAAAATTATCCTGCAATTGATAGCTGCTATATCGCAATTCATTGTTTGGGGTGAATGGTTCAAAACCAAACGATGTATAGTTATTCCCTGCACTCAGAATATCAACAAAGGGGAAAAATGTTCCGCGTGATTCACGGCTTTCGTCGTGATGGGAATATCCGACAATAAGATTGTTCGACATATTGTCGCCGAGGATGCTGTTCCATTCACCGATGATATTCCGGATATTTTCACCGATTTGATAATTTGAGTTTTGGAAACCCAACGCTGTTGTTACGTTGTTACGACCTCCTGTACCAAGTCCTAATGAAGAAGAACTTGATTCGAGTACGTCGGTTTTTGAATCAAGATGGATGTACCGTAAAATT
Proteins encoded in this window:
- a CDS encoding carboxypeptidase regulatory-like domain-containing protein, whose product is MKYAIRLLLVIGILSSAMYAQGVTTSALAGVVKDNNGQGLPGVIVMAVHVPSGTKYGVTTREDGHYNLANLRSGGPYTVSVSLLGHAKQERSGINLQLSQTLQQNFSLVPEDVQMEAVEVTAEKSTIMNAARTGAATAISKNAIEALPTITRKVQDFSRLTPQFAGNNTFGGMDNRYNNTTIDGSYFNNSFGLQGQPGDRTNVAPVSVDAVEQIQVNIAPYDVRQGNFVGAGINTITKSGTNNISGSAYYYMRHQGLVGQDAAALKYKPGTFKYNQIGLNLGGPIIEDKLFIFGSFESENLTQPGTTFTAKRAGQSEGGSVTRVLQTDLDGLRSFLKSNFGYETGPYEGYNNETPAIRFLGKLDYNLDEQNKLILRYIHLDSKTDVLESSSSSLGLGTGGRNNVTTALGFQNSNYQIGENIRNIIGEWNSILGDNMSNNLIVGYSHHDESRESRGTFFPFVDILSAGNNYTSFGFEPFTPNNELRYSSYQLQDNFSYSLDDHYFTLGASIEKYQSENIFFPGAQSAYVYNKLSDFYSDANGYLANPARAAADSTLRRFQVRWSNIPGLVKPVQELKVLYTGLYAQDEWQVMPDVKISIGLRLDIPMFEETGYKNAEVDTMNFRDENGATVHYKTDKLPDANILWSPRIGFNWDVTGERSTQVRGGTGIFTGKPAYVWISNQIGNNGVLTGFEQIDNTKTRPFNPSPDRYKQTATGLPSSSYELALTDPEFKFPQVWRSNIAVDQTLPYDLVGTAEFLYGQDVNGVYYINANLPKADTLFAGVDTRPRWKTSNRIYSKVPNAIVMKNQNTGYSWNLAFSLEKPFSEGWFAKAAYSYGESKNTVDPGSIASGSWFGNAHSGDPNNPGVGFAATSPGHRIFATVSYRAEYFEIGSTTISLFWEARTLGYNGAFGVTTASYTYSGDLNGDGGVNDLIYIPKDQSEMNFKAITGTTPFTVQQQADAWEAFIKQDDYLSANRGKYAERNAVFMPMTYRADLSIVQEVFADLFGKRNSFQLRADVINVANLLNKDWGVSQKLVTTSPLVNQTTTDGRVSYQLRTVNGKLIDHTFDPTNGIEDVFRIQLGIRYTFN